Proteins encoded by one window of Cyanobium sp. NS01:
- a CDS encoding glutamyl-tRNA reductase yields the protein MHIAVVGLSHRTAPVEIRERLSIPEQAMDASLQQLRDDDQVLEASILSTCNRLEIYTLLRHPEQGISSIGAFLSQHSGLAVDELTPHLFTYHHEQAVDHLLRVSAGLDSLVLGEGQILSQVKKMVRLGQEHRSLGPILNRLLNQAVSTGKRVRTETNLGTGAVSISSAAVELAQLKVGQARGVDDLVSLDQEQVAVVGAGRMARLLLQHLQAKGCRGVVLLNRTVTRAEQLAADFPVLPVQCRPLEDLDHCLSTCSLVFCSTAAEDPIISAERLTGLNRRSSLMLVDIGVPRNIAADSAEVPGVQAYDVDDLQEVVARNQEARREMAAEAEGLLHQESRLFLEWWDGLEAVPVVNRLRVRLEDIREQELQKALSRMGPDLSARERKVVEALSKGIINKILHTPVTNIRAPQPRTQRRSAMRVLEELFELQEDDPRP from the coding sequence ATGCACATCGCCGTTGTCGGTCTGAGTCATCGCACGGCTCCAGTGGAGATCCGGGAGCGCCTCAGCATCCCGGAGCAGGCCATGGATGCCTCGCTCCAGCAGTTGCGAGACGACGATCAGGTGCTGGAGGCCTCCATCCTCAGCACCTGCAACCGGCTGGAGATCTACACGCTGCTGCGCCATCCGGAGCAGGGCATCTCCTCGATCGGGGCCTTCCTCAGCCAGCACTCCGGCCTGGCGGTGGATGAGCTCACCCCCCACCTGTTCACCTACCACCACGAACAGGCTGTCGACCACCTGCTGCGGGTGTCGGCCGGTCTGGATTCGCTGGTGCTGGGCGAGGGCCAGATCCTCTCCCAGGTGAAGAAGATGGTTCGGCTCGGCCAGGAGCACCGCTCACTGGGCCCGATTCTGAACCGGCTTCTGAACCAGGCGGTGAGCACCGGCAAGCGGGTGCGCACCGAAACCAACCTGGGCACGGGTGCCGTCTCGATCAGCTCGGCGGCGGTGGAGCTGGCCCAGCTGAAGGTGGGCCAGGCGCGGGGGGTCGATGACCTGGTATCCCTCGATCAGGAGCAGGTTGCCGTGGTGGGGGCCGGCCGCATGGCGCGGCTGCTGCTGCAGCACCTGCAGGCCAAGGGATGCCGGGGTGTGGTGCTGCTCAACCGCACCGTGACCCGAGCCGAACAGCTGGCGGCCGATTTTCCGGTATTGCCGGTGCAGTGCCGCCCCCTCGAGGATCTCGACCACTGCCTCAGCACCTGCTCGCTGGTGTTCTGCAGCACGGCCGCCGAGGACCCGATCATCAGCGCCGAGCGCCTGACCGGCCTCAACCGCCGCAGCTCCCTGATGCTGGTGGACATCGGCGTCCCCCGCAACATCGCCGCCGACTCCGCCGAGGTTCCTGGTGTGCAGGCCTACGACGTGGATGACCTGCAGGAGGTGGTGGCCCGCAATCAGGAAGCCCGCCGTGAGATGGCCGCCGAGGCCGAAGGACTGCTGCATCAGGAGTCTCGCCTGTTTCTGGAATGGTGGGACGGTCTGGAGGCGGTGCCCGTGGTCAACAGACTGCGGGTGCGGTTGGAGGACATCCGCGAGCAGGAGCTCCAGAAGGCCCTCAGCCGCATGGGGCCCGATCTGTCAGCCCGGGAACGCAAGGTGGTGGAAGCCCTCAGCAAGGGCATCATCAACAAGATCCTTCATACGCCGGTCACCAACATCCGGGCACCCCAGCCGCGCACCCAGCGGCGCTCGGCGATGCGGGTTCTGGAGGAGCTGTTTGAGCTTCAGGAGGACGATCCCAGGCCGTGA
- the glpX gene encoding class II fructose-bisphosphatase has product MDRTLIQEILEVVEQAAIASAELTGLGKKDEADAAAVEAMRKRMGQIAMQGRIVIGEGERDEAPMLYIGEEVGSGTGPGVDFAVDPCEGTNLCANNQRGSMAVLAASDRGGLFNAPDFYMKKLAAPPAAKGKVDIRKSATENIEILSQCLGMAKSDLVIVVMDRARHKDLIAEIRATGARVQPISDGDVQAAIACGFAGTGTHCLMGIGAAPEGVISAAAMRALGGHFQGQLVYDPAVAQTKEWEGLTREGNLARLAEMGIADPDRIYEANELASGENVVFAGSGITDGLLFHGVKFEKDCTRTSSLVISTLDNSARFTDTVHIKAGAQSIALR; this is encoded by the coding sequence GTGGATCGCACCCTTATCCAGGAAATTCTCGAAGTTGTCGAACAGGCCGCCATCGCCTCGGCCGAACTCACGGGCCTGGGCAAGAAGGACGAGGCTGACGCGGCTGCCGTGGAGGCGATGCGCAAGCGCATGGGCCAGATCGCCATGCAGGGTCGCATCGTGATCGGCGAGGGCGAGCGGGATGAGGCGCCCATGCTCTACATCGGCGAGGAGGTGGGCAGCGGCACCGGCCCCGGCGTGGACTTCGCCGTGGACCCCTGCGAGGGCACCAACCTCTGCGCCAACAACCAGCGCGGCTCGATGGCGGTGCTGGCCGCCTCAGATCGTGGCGGCCTGTTCAACGCCCCGGACTTCTACATGAAGAAGCTGGCGGCGCCCCCGGCCGCCAAGGGCAAGGTGGACATCCGCAAGAGCGCCACCGAGAACATCGAGATCCTCAGCCAGTGCCTCGGCATGGCCAAGAGCGACCTGGTGATCGTGGTCATGGACCGTGCCCGCCACAAGGACCTGATCGCCGAGATCCGCGCCACCGGCGCCCGGGTTCAGCCCATCTCCGACGGCGACGTGCAGGCCGCCATCGCCTGTGGCTTCGCCGGCACCGGCACCCACTGCCTGATGGGCATCGGCGCCGCACCTGAGGGCGTGATTTCAGCCGCCGCCATGCGCGCCCTTGGTGGTCATTTCCAGGGCCAGCTGGTGTACGACCCTGCCGTGGCCCAGACCAAGGAGTGGGAAGGGCTCACCCGGGAGGGCAACCTGGCCCGCCTGGCCGAGATGGGCATTGCCGATCCCGACAGGATCTACGAAGCCAACGAGCTGGCCTCCGGAGAGAACGTGGTGTTCGCTGGCAGCGGCATCACCGATGGCCTGCTGTTCCACGGGGTGAAATTCGAGAAGGACTGCACCCGCACCAGCTCGCTGGTGATCAGCACCCTCGACAACTCCGCACGCTTCACCGACACCGTGCACATCAAGGCCGGTGCCCAGAGCATCGCGCTGCGCTGA
- the rpe gene encoding ribulose-phosphate 3-epimerase: MSSKSLVVSPSILSADFSRLGDDVRAVDAAGADWIHVDVMDGRFVPNITIGPLIVQALRPVTSKPLDVHLMIVEPEKYVADFAKAGADIISVQVEACPHLHRNLAQIRDLGKMAGAVLNPSTPIDTLEYCLELCDLVLVMSVNPGFGGQSFIDSQVDKIRDLRRMCDAKGVDPWIEVDGGIKAENAWKVIEAGANAIVSGSGVFNQPSYADAITGIRQSRRPAPVAV, from the coding sequence ATGAGCAGCAAGTCCCTGGTGGTGTCACCATCGATCCTCTCCGCCGACTTCTCCAGGCTCGGGGATGACGTGCGGGCCGTCGATGCGGCCGGTGCAGACTGGATCCACGTGGACGTGATGGACGGCCGCTTCGTGCCCAACATCACCATCGGCCCCCTGATCGTGCAGGCGCTGCGGCCGGTCACCAGCAAGCCGCTGGACGTTCATCTGATGATCGTGGAGCCCGAAAAGTATGTGGCTGATTTCGCCAAGGCCGGCGCTGACATCATTTCGGTGCAGGTGGAGGCCTGTCCGCACCTGCACCGCAACCTGGCCCAGATCCGCGATCTCGGCAAGATGGCCGGTGCTGTGCTGAACCCCAGCACCCCGATCGACACGCTCGAGTACTGCCTTGAACTCTGCGATCTCGTGCTCGTCATGAGCGTGAACCCCGGCTTCGGGGGCCAGAGCTTCATCGACAGCCAGGTGGACAAGATTCGTGACCTTCGGCGGATGTGTGATGCCAAGGGCGTCGATCCCTGGATCGAGGTGGATGGCGGCATCAAGGCCGAGAACGCCTGGAAGGTGATCGAAGCCGGAGCCAACGCGATCGTGAGCGGCTCGGGCGTGTTCAACCAGCCCAGCTATGCCGACGCCATCACCGGCATCCGTCAGAGCCGCCGGCCCGCCCCCGTGGCGGTCTGA
- the ccsB gene encoding c-type cytochrome biogenesis protein CcsB has translation MPDLLHDPVLALGLAAFALLLLVLPLAFWALSGGRNSSVVRVLIATANLCLTAQLVLRWIDSGHFPISNLYESLCFLAWGCTLTQLLVERSWPSPLVPAAATPMALGCVAFASFALPDRLQEASPLVPALRSSWLVMHVSVIMLSYAALLVGSLLSVAVLFTDRGRALELRSSSIGSGGYRQAQLACDGPGAMAAPMKLSSVSIPIAEQLDSLSYRTITVGFLLLSVGLVSGAVWANEAWGSWWSWDPKETWALICWLVYAAYLHTRLIRGWQGRRPAIVASVGLVVIAVCYIGVNLLGIGLHSYGWFFES, from the coding sequence TTGCCTGATCTGCTCCACGATCCGGTTCTTGCCCTGGGCCTCGCCGCCTTCGCCCTGCTGCTGCTGGTGCTGCCTCTGGCGTTCTGGGCCCTGAGTGGCGGTCGCAACAGCTCCGTGGTGCGGGTGCTGATCGCCACGGCCAACCTCTGTCTCACCGCCCAGCTGGTGCTGCGCTGGATCGATTCCGGCCATTTCCCGATCAGCAATCTCTACGAGTCGCTCTGTTTCCTGGCCTGGGGCTGCACCCTCACCCAGCTGCTGGTGGAGCGCAGCTGGCCATCACCGCTGGTGCCGGCTGCCGCCACGCCGATGGCGCTCGGCTGCGTGGCCTTCGCCAGCTTCGCCCTGCCCGATCGGCTTCAGGAGGCCTCCCCCCTGGTGCCCGCCCTGCGTTCCAGCTGGCTGGTGATGCACGTGAGCGTGATCATGTTGAGCTATGCGGCCCTGCTGGTGGGATCGCTGCTGTCGGTGGCTGTGCTGTTCACCGACAGGGGCCGGGCCCTGGAGCTGCGCAGCAGCTCGATCGGCAGCGGCGGCTATCGCCAGGCCCAGCTGGCCTGCGATGGTCCGGGTGCCATGGCGGCGCCGATGAAGCTCTCCAGCGTGTCGATTCCGATCGCCGAGCAGCTCGATTCACTCAGCTACCGCACGATCACTGTGGGCTTTCTGCTGCTCTCGGTGGGATTGGTGAGCGGCGCGGTGTGGGCCAACGAGGCCTGGGGCAGCTGGTGGAGCTGGGATCCGAAGGAAACCTGGGCCCTGATCTGCTGGCTGGTGTATGCCGCCTACCTGCACACCCGCCTGATCCGTGGCTGGCAGGGTCGCCGCCCGGCGATCGTGGCCTCGGTGGGTCTGGTGGTGATCGCCGTCTGCTACATCGGCGTCAACCTGCTGGGCATCGGCCTGCACAGCTACGGCTGGTTCTTCGAGAGCTGA
- a CDS encoding LptF/LptG family permease — MSGTPLALDRLQRQVLAPWRRLPLLDRWLLGELFGPLVYGVAAFTAVSLSVGAVFELVRRVAESGLPLDVALQVLLLELPSFLVLSFPMATLMATLLTFSKLSGNSELTALRSVGVPTWRMVMAAVALSLVMTLLTFGFNEAVVPRTLSQAEATLSRAIGRAVAGEQKDNVLYSRYGRVEQPDGSTRRGLTHIFYAQRFNQGVMEDVTLVDMSRSAHRVMLTAKRARWSDAEAQWEFLDGRVFGIGGADSDAITSARFDRYLYPLGNQPMRVAKLPTDANEMTIGQARTAERLLRESGDEQAARKLRVRIEEKFAFPAVCLVFGLIGSSLGARPHSRRSRSQGFGLSVLLIFGYYLVAFSFSSLGVKGTLEPLFSAWLPVVIGLVTGFVLLRQASR, encoded by the coding sequence GTGAGCGGCACCCCTCTGGCCCTGGATCGGCTGCAGCGCCAGGTGCTGGCGCCCTGGCGGCGGCTGCCGCTGCTGGATCGCTGGCTGCTGGGCGAGTTGTTCGGCCCGCTGGTGTACGGCGTGGCGGCCTTCACGGCGGTGTCGCTGTCGGTGGGGGCCGTGTTCGAGCTGGTGCGGCGGGTGGCGGAATCGGGCCTGCCGCTCGACGTGGCCCTGCAGGTGCTGCTGCTGGAGCTGCCCTCGTTTCTGGTGCTCTCCTTCCCCATGGCCACCCTGATGGCCACACTGCTCACCTTCAGCAAGCTCTCCGGCAACAGCGAACTCACGGCACTGCGCAGCGTTGGGGTGCCCACCTGGCGGATGGTGATGGCGGCCGTGGCTCTCTCGCTGGTGATGACGCTGCTCACCTTCGGCTTCAACGAAGCGGTGGTGCCGCGCACCCTGAGCCAGGCCGAGGCCACCCTGAGCCGGGCGATCGGCAGGGCCGTGGCCGGCGAGCAGAAGGACAACGTGCTCTATTCCCGCTACGGCAGGGTCGAGCAACCCGATGGCAGCACCAGGCGCGGCCTCACCCACATCTTCTATGCCCAGCGTTTCAACCAGGGTGTGATGGAGGATGTGACCCTGGTGGACATGAGCCGTTCGGCCCATCGGGTGATGCTCACGGCCAAGCGGGCCCGCTGGAGTGATGCTGAGGCCCAGTGGGAGTTTCTCGATGGTCGGGTGTTCGGCATCGGCGGCGCCGATTCCGACGCGATCACCTCCGCCCGCTTCGATCGCTACCTCTATCCGCTCGGCAACCAGCCGATGCGGGTGGCCAAGCTGCCCACCGACGCCAACGAGATGACCATCGGTCAGGCGCGTACGGCGGAACGTCTGCTGCGGGAATCGGGCGACGAGCAAGCGGCGCGCAAACTGCGGGTGAGGATCGAGGAGAAGTTCGCCTTTCCGGCGGTCTGTCTGGTGTTTGGCCTGATCGGCAGCAGCCTGGGGGCCAGGCCCCACTCGCGGCGCAGCCGCAGCCAGGGGTTCGGCCTCAGCGTGCTGCTGATCTTCGGCTATTACCTGGTGGCCTTCAGCTTCAGTTCCCTGGGCGTCAAGGGCACACTTGAGCCCCTGTTCTCCGCCTGGCTGCCCGTGGTGATCGGCCTGGTCACAGGCTTCGTGCTGTTACGGCAGGCCAGCCGCTGA
- the lptB gene encoding LPS export ABC transporter ATP-binding protein → MTLELKQVVLAIGGRVLVDHVSLHLEPGEVVGLLGPNGAGKTTTFGLVTGLIRPDAGAVLLDGREISKVPMPQRARLGIGYLPQEPSVFRQLDVRNNLRLALESSRTPRPLRRERLEHLIEDFHLSAFQHRRGYQLSGGERRRTEVARALAVGAEGPRYLLLDEPFAGVDPIAVADLQDLIQQLRGRGMGLLITDHNVRETLAITDRAYILSEGAILASGTSEHVGNDPLVRQHYLGEGFRL, encoded by the coding sequence ATGACGCTGGAGCTGAAGCAGGTGGTGCTGGCCATCGGCGGCCGGGTGCTGGTGGACCATGTCTCCCTGCACCTCGAACCGGGCGAGGTGGTGGGCCTGCTGGGTCCCAACGGCGCCGGCAAGACCACCACCTTTGGCCTGGTGACGGGCCTGATCCGCCCCGACGCCGGGGCCGTGCTGCTTGACGGCCGCGAGATCAGCAAGGTGCCGATGCCCCAGCGGGCCCGCCTCGGCATCGGTTACCTGCCCCAGGAACCGAGCGTGTTTCGCCAGCTCGACGTGCGCAACAATCTCAGGCTGGCCCTGGAATCCAGTCGCACCCCCAGGCCTCTGCGCCGCGAGCGGCTCGAACACCTGATCGAGGATTTTCACCTCAGCGCCTTTCAGCACCGCCGCGGCTACCAGCTCTCGGGCGGCGAGCGGCGCCGCACCGAGGTGGCCCGCGCCCTGGCGGTGGGAGCGGAAGGCCCCCGCTACCTGCTGCTGGATGAGCCCTTCGCCGGGGTGGATCCGATTGCCGTGGCCGATCTGCAGGACCTGATCCAGCAGCTGCGCGGCCGGGGCATGGGGCTGCTGATCACCGACCACAACGTGCGCGAGACCCTGGCCATCACCGATCGGGCCTACATCCTCTCGGAGGGCGCCATCCTGGCTTCAGGCACGTCCGAGCATGTAGGGAACGATCCCCTCGTGCGGCAGCACTACCTGGGGGAGGGTTTCAGACTGTGA
- a CDS encoding LptA/OstA family protein has translation MPLSAFHPASVALLGLAAFGLPASTLVAGARAQEMASPAAAPETAPLTGVVTIESDLQSADNATGILSASGNVRIVYGDQGVVATARQAQYFSREGRLVLSGDVDVLQGDGNSIRAERLVYFVENERLVAESAPGEQVTTLYRFPPTQAPAPAALP, from the coding sequence TTGCCCCTGTCTGCCTTCCATCCCGCCAGCGTTGCCCTGCTGGGTCTGGCTGCGTTTGGCCTCCCCGCCTCCACCCTGGTGGCAGGAGCCAGGGCCCAGGAGATGGCCTCGCCAGCGGCCGCACCCGAGACGGCCCCTCTGACCGGCGTGGTGACGATCGAATCCGACCTGCAGAGCGCCGACAACGCCACCGGAATCCTCTCCGCCAGCGGCAATGTGCGGATCGTCTACGGCGATCAGGGGGTGGTGGCCACGGCCCGCCAGGCCCAGTACTTCAGCCGTGAGGGTCGCCTGGTGCTGAGTGGCGATGTGGACGTGCTTCAAGGGGATGGCAACAGCATCCGGGCCGAGCGGCTTGTGTACTTCGTGGAGAACGAACGGCTGGTGGCCGAATCGGCCCCCGGCGAACAGGTGACCACCCTCTACCGCTTCCCCCCCACCCAGGCTCCGGCCCCCGCCGCCCTGCCATGA
- a CDS encoding DUF309 domain-containing protein yields MLDPEESALLGDARLGAAIAQFNAGDWYGCHDGFEELWHETAGPTRPVLQGLLQIAVGQLHLERGNRRGATILTGEGLGRLRDCPQDALGLDLAAVCRSAGLWLQALQGPEQNPDLEPPRLLPARAASQPSVD; encoded by the coding sequence ATGCTCGATCCCGAAGAGTCAGCCCTGCTGGGCGATGCCCGCCTCGGCGCCGCCATCGCCCAGTTCAATGCCGGCGACTGGTATGGCTGCCACGACGGCTTTGAGGAGCTCTGGCACGAGACGGCAGGCCCGACCCGTCCGGTGCTGCAGGGCCTGCTGCAGATTGCCGTGGGCCAGCTTCACCTCGAACGGGGCAATCGGCGCGGTGCCACCATCCTCACGGGTGAGGGGCTGGGGCGCTTGCGCGACTGCCCGCAGGACGCCCTGGGCCTGGATCTCGCAGCCGTTTGCCGCAGTGCCGGCCTCTGGCTGCAAGCCCTGCAGGGCCCTGAGCAGAACCCGGACCTGGAGCCGCCCCGGCTGCTTCCAGCCAGGGCAGCGTCGCAGCCCTCTGTAGATTGA
- the typA gene encoding translational GTPase TypA, which translates to MSGAHSGTPIRNIAIIAHVDHGKTTLVDALLAQSGIFRDNEAVPTCVMDSNDLERERGITILSKNTAVDFEGIRINIVDTPGHADFGGEVERVLGMVDGCLLIVDANEGPMPQTRFVLKKALEKGLRPIVFVNKIDRARVDPEIAVDKVLDLFLELGADDDQCDFPYLFGSGMGGYAKPDMKTESDTMRPLFDAILRHVPPPVGDPAKPLQLQVTTLDYSDFLGRIMIGRIHNGTIKAGQPAALLRDDGSVKRGRISKLLGFQGLQRVEIAEASAGDLVAVSGFDEVNIGETIACPDNPEALPLIKVDEPTLQMTFVINDSPFAGKEGKFVTSRQVRDRLQKELLTNVALRVEDTDSPDRWSVSGRGELHLGILIETMRREGYEFQVSQPQVIFRTIDGTPSEPYETLVLDVPEASVGACIEKLGSRKAEMQNMETTSDGRTLLEFVVPARGLIGFRGEFIRATRGEGIMSHSFLDYRPMQGDVDTRRSGVLIAFEEGTATFYALKGAEDRGQFFITPGTKVYKGMIVGENSRPQDLELNVCKAKQVTNIRSAGAEVLDTLQSPVQMTLERALEYIGPDEMLEVTPESIRLRKLPSKKAAKR; encoded by the coding sequence ATGAGCGGCGCACATTCAGGCACGCCGATTCGCAATATTGCGATCATTGCCCACGTTGACCACGGCAAAACCACCCTCGTCGACGCGCTGCTGGCCCAGTCGGGCATCTTCCGCGACAACGAAGCGGTGCCCACCTGCGTGATGGACTCCAACGATCTGGAGCGCGAGCGCGGCATCACGATCCTCAGCAAGAACACGGCGGTTGATTTCGAAGGCATTCGCATCAACATCGTCGACACCCCTGGTCACGCTGACTTCGGCGGCGAGGTGGAGCGCGTGCTGGGCATGGTGGATGGCTGCCTGCTGATTGTGGACGCCAACGAGGGGCCCATGCCCCAGACCCGTTTCGTGCTCAAGAAGGCCCTGGAGAAAGGGCTGCGTCCGATCGTGTTTGTCAACAAGATCGACCGGGCCCGGGTGGATCCGGAGATCGCCGTGGACAAGGTGCTCGACCTTTTCCTCGAGCTCGGTGCCGACGACGACCAGTGCGATTTCCCCTACCTGTTCGGCAGCGGCATGGGCGGCTACGCCAAGCCGGACATGAAAACAGAGAGCGACACCATGCGTCCGCTCTTCGACGCCATCCTGCGCCATGTGCCGCCGCCGGTGGGGGACCCCGCCAAGCCGCTGCAGCTCCAGGTCACCACCCTTGACTACAGCGATTTCCTCGGCCGGATCATGATCGGCCGCATCCACAACGGCACCATCAAGGCGGGTCAGCCCGCTGCTCTCCTGCGCGATGACGGCAGCGTCAAGCGCGGCCGGATCAGCAAGCTGCTCGGTTTCCAGGGCCTGCAGCGGGTGGAGATCGCCGAGGCCAGCGCCGGCGACCTGGTGGCCGTGTCCGGCTTCGATGAGGTGAACATCGGCGAGACGATCGCCTGCCCGGACAATCCCGAGGCGTTGCCTTTGATCAAGGTGGATGAGCCCACCCTGCAGATGACCTTCGTCATCAACGACTCCCCCTTCGCCGGCAAGGAGGGCAAGTTCGTCACCAGCCGTCAGGTGCGCGATCGGCTGCAGAAGGAATTGCTCACCAACGTGGCCCTGCGGGTGGAGGACACCGACTCACCCGACCGCTGGTCGGTGAGCGGCCGGGGTGAGCTGCACCTCGGCATCCTGATCGAAACGATGCGCCGCGAGGGCTATGAGTTCCAGGTGAGCCAGCCCCAGGTGATCTTCCGCACGATCGATGGCACCCCCAGCGAGCCCTACGAAACCCTCGTGCTCGACGTGCCGGAAGCATCCGTGGGTGCCTGCATCGAGAAACTCGGTAGCCGCAAGGCGGAAATGCAGAACATGGAAACCACCAGCGACGGCCGCACCCTGCTGGAATTCGTGGTGCCGGCCCGCGGCCTGATCGGTTTCCGCGGCGAGTTCATCCGTGCCACCCGCGGTGAGGGAATCATGAGCCACTCCTTCCTCGACTACCGGCCCATGCAGGGCGATGTGGACACCCGCCGCAGCGGCGTGCTGATTGCCTTCGAGGAGGGCACGGCCACCTTCTATGCCCTCAAGGGGGCCGAAGATCGCGGCCAGTTCTTCATCACTCCTGGCACCAAGGTGTACAAGGGCATGATCGTGGGTGAGAACAGTCGGCCCCAGGATCTCGAGCTCAACGTCTGCAAGGCCAAGCAGGTGACCAACATCCGCTCCGCTGGCGCCGAGGTGCTCGACACCCTGCAGTCACCTGTGCAGATGACTCTGGAGCGCGCCCTTGAGTACATCGGTCCCGATGAAATGCTGGAGGTGACACCGGAATCGATCCGGCTGCGCAAGCTGCCCTCCAAAAAGGCGGCCAAGCGCTGA
- a CDS encoding D-alanyl-D-alanine carboxypeptidase family protein, producing the protein MNPRLPTHRSSGVVQPDDIPVARRQLPAAAPTHPLARLGRLGLSLVLVLLAGGLLLPQSRQALQRWLAPRPVEGLDASQTADGRLLGHFPYDEADPAVLVSVAPGQELHRDAAEALAAMRRAAEADGISLVLLSAYRSRALQREIFFDVKAERNQNARERAEVSAPPGFSEHSTGYAIDLGDGRMPQTHLSEDFAATQAFRWLEDHAQRFHFTLSFPAGNPQGVSYEPWHWRFEGTAEALKVFEPAQRLAP; encoded by the coding sequence CTGAACCCCAGACTGCCCACCCACCGCTCCTCTGGCGTCGTGCAGCCCGATGACATCCCTGTGGCTCGCCGGCAGCTGCCTGCGGCAGCACCGACGCACCCACTGGCGCGGCTGGGGCGGCTGGGCCTCTCTCTGGTTCTGGTGCTGCTGGCCGGGGGGCTGCTGCTGCCCCAGAGCCGCCAGGCCCTGCAGCGGTGGCTGGCCCCCAGGCCGGTGGAGGGCCTCGATGCCAGCCAGACCGCCGATGGCCGCCTGCTGGGTCACTTCCCCTATGACGAGGCCGACCCCGCCGTCCTGGTGAGCGTGGCGCCGGGGCAGGAACTGCATCGCGACGCCGCCGAAGCCCTGGCCGCCATGCGCCGGGCCGCGGAGGCCGACGGCATCTCCCTGGTGCTGCTGAGTGCCTACCGCTCCAGGGCCCTGCAGCGGGAGATCTTTTTCGATGTGAAGGCGGAGCGCAACCAGAACGCCCGCGAGCGGGCCGAAGTGAGCGCACCGCCCGGCTTCTCTGAACACAGCACGGGGTATGCCATCGATCTGGGCGATGGCCGCATGCCCCAGACCCATCTCTCCGAGGACTTTGCCGCCACGCAGGCCTTCCGCTGGCTGGAGGACCATGCCCAGCGGTTCCATTTCACCCTGTCGTTTCCCGCAGGCAATCCCCAGGGCGTGAGCTACGAACCCTGGCACTGGCGCTTCGAGGGCACGGCCGAGGCGCTGAAAGTGTTCGAGCCCGCCCAGCGTCTGGCCCCCTGA